In one window of Caballeronia sp. TF1N1 DNA:
- a CDS encoding MFS transporter, with product MNPLYALEGLNFFMADVQAGIGPFLGVFLQAQGWHTDAIGTVMTLGGIAGMLATSPAGALVDATRYKRGLIVVAGVMTTLASLVLWVSHDYWMVAASQILTAVTGAALGPAVAGVTLGMVRERGFDRQFGRNQVANHAGNVVAAALSGWLGWRFGFGAVFVLAGLFGAMTVISTLLIRRDSIDHDSARGLGASSSKEREREHASGFRMLLTCKPLLLLAASLAMFHLGNAAMLPLYGLAVVAAHKGDPSAFTAQTIVIAQLVMVAAAFFASRIIQRIGYWGVILITFLALPLRGLVAAMFINAWGVWPVQALDGIGAGLQSVAVPALVVRLLQGTGRVNVGQGVVMTVQGIGAALSPALGGMLAQHFGYKVAFLVLGAVSIGSLLLWLFFGSALKKACGIHRDSANEPSLAT from the coding sequence ATGAATCCTCTCTACGCGCTGGAAGGCCTGAACTTCTTCATGGCCGATGTGCAAGCCGGCATCGGACCATTTCTCGGGGTCTTTTTGCAGGCTCAGGGCTGGCATACGGATGCTATCGGAACCGTGATGACGCTCGGCGGCATTGCGGGGATGCTCGCGACCTCGCCAGCGGGCGCACTCGTCGATGCCACGCGTTACAAGCGCGGCCTGATCGTCGTGGCAGGCGTGATGACGACGCTCGCCTCGCTCGTGCTATGGGTATCGCACGATTACTGGATGGTCGCCGCCTCGCAGATCCTCACTGCGGTGACGGGCGCGGCGCTCGGTCCGGCGGTGGCTGGCGTCACGCTCGGCATGGTGCGCGAACGCGGTTTCGACCGGCAGTTCGGGCGCAACCAGGTGGCCAATCACGCAGGCAATGTCGTGGCTGCGGCGCTTTCTGGGTGGCTCGGCTGGCGTTTCGGCTTCGGCGCGGTGTTCGTGCTCGCGGGCTTGTTCGGCGCGATGACCGTGATCTCCACGCTTCTGATCCGGCGAGATTCGATCGATCACGATAGTGCGCGCGGGCTCGGCGCTTCGTCCTCGAAGGAGCGCGAGCGCGAGCACGCGAGCGGCTTTCGCATGCTGCTCACGTGCAAGCCGTTGCTGCTGCTTGCCGCTTCACTCGCGATGTTCCACCTCGGCAATGCGGCGATGTTGCCGCTCTATGGCCTTGCCGTCGTCGCGGCACACAAGGGCGATCCAAGCGCCTTTACCGCGCAAACCATCGTCATCGCGCAACTCGTGATGGTGGCCGCCGCGTTTTTCGCAAGCCGGATCATTCAACGTATCGGTTACTGGGGCGTGATTCTCATCACCTTTCTTGCACTGCCGCTGCGCGGTCTGGTCGCGGCGATGTTCATCAACGCCTGGGGCGTGTGGCCCGTGCAGGCGCTGGACGGCATCGGCGCGGGGCTGCAAAGCGTGGCCGTTCCCGCGCTCGTCGTGCGCTTGCTGCAAGGCACGGGGCGCGTGAATGTCGGGCAGGGCGTGGTGATGACCGTGCAGGGAATCGGCGCGGCGCTCAGTCCGGCGCTCGGCGGCATGCTCGCCCAGCACTTCGGTTATAAGGTTGCGTTTCTCGTACTCGGAGCCGTGTCCATCGGCTCGCTCTTGTTATGGCTATTCTTTGGCAGCGCGCTCAAGAAGGCATGCGGCATCCATCGCGATTCTGCCAACGAACCCTCTCTCGCTACATGA